One genomic segment of Paraburkholderia aromaticivorans includes these proteins:
- a CDS encoding cytochrome P450, with the protein MDTVSSSHIRYRQVSDLPCPRGLPFFGNLHQLPPTRLHLVLEQWARELGSPFRFQICRMPVTVWTDPELCQTIMRERPHRYRRYASIESVLEEIGSNGLFSAEGAAWAPQRKLIMHSLSIPHIKAFYPSLKAITERLYLRWQRAAARGEVVEMTEDLKRYTVDVTSALAFGEDPRTLEQDRGVIQEHLALIFPMLMNRINAPFPYWRYVRLPRDRALDRSLIEVHRYVRNMMSRARERMRDEPSESPRHLLEAMLTMRDAPQSDLTDDQVAANVLTLLLAGEDTTANSIAWTLLYVAADSALQQRLFDSSRGVLGSAPVCPDFASLKQLDLFEAVCTETGRLRPVAAVNSFEPLEDVCLADILLPAGTKMFFLNRPATIDARNFSNPLQFDPDRWLHDGSRARTTHDSRAYLQFGAGPRVCPGRYLAAVEMRLVLSMLMANFSIRMAVDPDTIREVTAFTMVPSAMPVRLSTRAT; encoded by the coding sequence ATGGATACAGTGTCCAGTTCCCACATCCGGTACAGGCAGGTGTCCGATCTCCCATGTCCCAGGGGTTTGCCTTTTTTCGGCAATCTCCATCAGTTACCGCCGACCCGGCTTCACCTCGTACTCGAACAATGGGCGCGGGAGTTGGGCTCCCCTTTCAGATTTCAGATCTGTCGAATGCCGGTGACTGTCTGGACTGATCCGGAGCTATGCCAGACCATCATGCGCGAACGTCCGCACCGCTATCGCCGTTATGCATCGATCGAGTCGGTGCTGGAGGAAATCGGCAGCAACGGGCTCTTCTCTGCCGAGGGCGCCGCGTGGGCGCCGCAACGAAAGCTGATCATGCATTCGTTGTCCATTCCGCATATCAAAGCCTTTTACCCCAGTCTCAAGGCCATCACGGAGCGGCTCTACCTGCGTTGGCAACGCGCTGCGGCGCGCGGAGAAGTCGTCGAGATGACTGAGGATCTCAAGCGCTATACGGTGGATGTCACCAGTGCGCTTGCCTTCGGCGAAGACCCAAGGACGCTTGAACAGGACCGTGGGGTCATCCAGGAGCATCTCGCGCTGATCTTTCCCATGCTGATGAATCGTATCAACGCGCCTTTTCCCTACTGGCGATATGTGAGACTTCCTCGCGACCGCGCGCTCGACCGCTCGCTGATCGAAGTTCACCGGTACGTGCGAAATATGATGAGCCGGGCGCGTGAGCGAATGCGCGATGAACCGTCGGAGTCGCCACGCCATCTCCTGGAAGCGATGCTGACGATGCGCGACGCGCCGCAGTCCGATTTAACCGATGACCAGGTCGCCGCGAATGTTCTCACGCTGCTGCTTGCAGGCGAAGACACGACGGCGAATTCGATCGCGTGGACCCTGCTATACGTCGCGGCGGATTCGGCCCTGCAGCAAAGGCTCTTTGACTCGTCGCGCGGAGTGCTCGGTTCAGCGCCCGTTTGCCCGGACTTCGCGTCGCTAAAGCAACTGGATCTGTTCGAGGCGGTTTGCACGGAAACCGGCAGGCTGCGTCCGGTCGCCGCGGTCAACTCGTTCGAACCCCTGGAAGACGTGTGTCTCGCCGACATCCTGCTACCGGCCGGCACGAAAATGTTTTTCCTGAATCGGCCCGCCACGATCGACGCGCGCAATTTTTCGAATCCTCTGCAGTTCGACCCGGATCGGTGGCTCCATGACGGCAGCCGCGCGCGCACCACGCACGACTCACGCGCGTACCTGCAATTCGGGGCCGGGCCCCGGGTGTGTCCTGGACGCTATCTGGCCGCGGTGGAAATGCGACTGGTTCTGTCAATGCTGATGGCGAATTTCTCGATCCGAATGGCTGTCGACCCCGATACGATTCGAGAGGTCACCGCTTTCACTATGGTCCCGAGTGCCATGCCGGTGCGTCTGTCGACAAGAGCTACATGA
- a CDS encoding porin has product MKIGVTSILLAVVTPAVHAQSSVHLSGSIDAGVAYVSDAGNAHGHQSAWQAKNGDINISRWALTGNEQISNDLSAIFTLTNGFNVMNGTAAQQGRLFGFQSWMGLASQSKGTLTFGRQFDEVVQFVEPFALGGTRYGGTAFAHVFDNDNLDNYTRTNNSVKYTSPVLLGGLKFGALYGFSNEAGGFADNRGYSFGLGYQYANLDLGAGYFQFNNASNLATANTNGAEPAGAPFNAERQRTWAAGGLYHFAQAAVGLILSETRLDKASSINNVADTAISLPGDDVRFDNVEINVRYAVTPRWDISAGYTFTLGRFATPTGVRYPKWHQAGIVNTYFLTPRTDVYAEAIYQRANQLQGTGIQGAQISNFSRASGANQFVAALGLRHRF; this is encoded by the coding sequence ATGAAAATTGGGGTAACGAGCATTTTGCTTGCAGTCGTCACTCCGGCCGTGCATGCACAAAGCTCAGTGCACCTGTCAGGATCGATCGACGCAGGCGTCGCCTACGTCAGCGACGCTGGCAACGCTCATGGTCATCAAAGCGCCTGGCAGGCAAAGAACGGCGACATCAACATCAGCCGATGGGCCTTGACCGGCAACGAGCAGATCTCCAACGATCTCAGCGCGATCTTCACGTTGACCAACGGTTTCAACGTCATGAACGGCACCGCCGCGCAGCAAGGCCGTCTATTTGGTTTTCAGTCGTGGATGGGACTGGCCTCGCAATCGAAAGGCACGCTCACGTTCGGTCGTCAGTTCGACGAAGTTGTTCAGTTTGTCGAACCGTTCGCGCTGGGCGGAACACGATACGGCGGTACGGCCTTCGCGCACGTTTTCGACAACGATAACCTCGACAACTACACGCGCACGAACAATTCGGTCAAGTACACCAGCCCGGTGCTGCTGGGCGGGCTGAAGTTCGGGGCGCTGTACGGTTTCTCGAACGAAGCGGGCGGGTTCGCGGACAACCGCGGTTACAGTTTCGGTCTCGGCTATCAGTACGCCAATCTGGATCTGGGCGCGGGCTATTTCCAGTTCAACAACGCATCGAACCTCGCGACGGCCAATACGAATGGCGCCGAGCCGGCCGGTGCGCCGTTCAACGCGGAGCGGCAGCGCACCTGGGCGGCGGGCGGCCTGTATCATTTCGCCCAGGCGGCGGTCGGCCTCATCCTGAGCGAGACGCGACTGGACAAGGCCTCGTCGATCAACAACGTGGCCGATACCGCCATCAGCCTGCCTGGCGACGACGTGCGCTTCGACAACGTCGAAATCAACGTGCGCTACGCCGTGACCCCGCGATGGGATATTTCGGCGGGCTACACATTCACGCTCGGCCGCTTCGCCACGCCGACGGGTGTGCGCTATCCCAAGTGGCATCAGGCCGGCATCGTCAACACCTACTTCCTGACGCCCCGCACCGACGTCTACGCGGAGGCCATTTATCAACGCGCCAACCAGCTGCAAGGCACCGGGATCCAGGGGGCGCAGATTTCGAACTTCTCGCGCGCGTCCGGAGCCAACCAGTTTGTCGCCGCTTTGGGCCTGAGGCACCGTTTTTAG
- a CDS encoding ABC transporter ATP-binding protein yields the protein MAFLTLQNISKRYGDFTAIEHLDLAVERGELLSLLGPSGCGKTTTLQMVAGFVTPTTGTVLLDGRDITHERPEKRGIGVVFQSYALFPHMTVAGNVGFGLEMRKVKRKEREERVAEALALVRLKGLGHRYPKELSGGQRQRVAIARAIAMQPELLLLDEPMSNLDAKLREEMHIELRAIQKRLGITTILVTHDQVEAMTMSDRIAVMHRGAIAQLSTPYDAYERPATPFTSTFLGRTNAFSGEVLRHNPRCSEVEVAGTTLHVPHEGRYVDGAVNVYIRPEKVHLANGDARVRGRISTRVFVGNQWLLEVDTELGKLRVAQPNHGAPPPEEGHEVGLAWTDDDLRVLTQDNQESAHGHA from the coding sequence ATGGCCTTCCTGACCTTGCAGAACATCTCGAAACGCTACGGCGATTTCACGGCAATCGAGCACCTGGATCTCGCCGTCGAACGCGGCGAACTGCTTTCGCTGCTCGGCCCGTCTGGCTGCGGCAAGACCACCACGCTGCAGATGGTCGCGGGGTTCGTCACGCCGACCACCGGCACCGTCCTGCTCGATGGCCGAGACATCACGCACGAGCGTCCCGAGAAACGCGGCATCGGCGTGGTGTTCCAGAGTTATGCGCTGTTTCCGCACATGACGGTGGCGGGCAACGTCGGCTTCGGGCTGGAAATGCGCAAGGTCAAGCGCAAGGAGCGCGAAGAGCGCGTCGCCGAAGCCCTCGCGCTGGTGCGCCTGAAAGGGCTCGGGCATCGTTATCCGAAGGAACTGTCGGGCGGCCAGCGGCAGCGCGTGGCGATCGCCCGTGCGATTGCGATGCAGCCCGAACTGCTGTTGCTCGACGAGCCGATGTCGAACCTCGACGCCAAGCTGCGCGAAGAGATGCACATCGAACTGCGCGCAATCCAGAAGCGCCTCGGCATCACGACGATTCTCGTCACGCACGATCAGGTCGAAGCAATGACCATGAGCGATCGCATCGCGGTGATGCATCGCGGTGCCATCGCGCAACTGAGCACGCCGTATGACGCGTACGAGCGCCCCGCCACGCCGTTCACATCGACGTTCCTCGGGCGCACCAACGCGTTTTCCGGCGAGGTGCTGCGCCACAACCCGCGCTGCTCGGAGGTGGAGGTCGCCGGTACGACGCTGCACGTCCCGCACGAAGGTCGATATGTCGACGGCGCGGTGAACGTCTATATCCGGCCGGAAAAGGTGCATCTGGCCAATGGCGACGCGCGGGTGCGCGGCCGCATCTCGACCCGCGTCTTCGTCGGCAATCAATGGCTGCTCGAAGTGGACACCGAACTCGGCAAGCTGCGCGTCGCGCAACCGAACCACGGCGCGCCGCCGCCCGAGGAAGGCCACGAAGTCGGCCTCGCCTGGACCGACGACGACTTGCGCGTGCTCACGCAAGACAACCAGGAGAGCGCTCATGGCCACGCTTGA
- a CDS encoding cupin domain-containing protein: protein MGRPDFIKHWTELEEPHAHCYRGDAEPMGFDAPLSAAMGITRIGIHHVRLLPGRRTSYPHAESTEQEFVYVLQGKPDVWIDGVLHPLDEGDSVAFPAGTGICHTFINNTEHEVRLMVIGERPREDNRIRYPLNEAYELTRADRWADWPTRPLGDHNGMPD, encoded by the coding sequence ATGGGTCGCCCGGATTTCATCAAACACTGGACCGAACTGGAAGAACCACACGCGCATTGCTATCGCGGCGACGCCGAGCCAATGGGCTTTGACGCGCCGCTCTCGGCCGCGATGGGCATTACGCGGATCGGCATTCACCACGTCAGGCTTCTGCCCGGTCGGCGCACTTCCTATCCGCACGCCGAAAGTACCGAGCAAGAGTTCGTCTATGTGCTTCAGGGCAAGCCCGACGTATGGATCGACGGCGTGCTGCATCCGCTTGATGAAGGCGACTCGGTTGCGTTTCCGGCTGGCACCGGCATCTGCCACACGTTCATCAACAATACCGAACACGAAGTGAGGCTGATGGTGATCGGTGAGCGTCCGCGTGAAGACAATCGCATCCGATATCCGCTTAACGAAGCGTACGAACTGACGCGCGCGGACCGCTGGGCGGACTGGCCGACTAGACCGCTCGGCGACCACAACGGGATGCCGGACTAA
- a CDS encoding ABC transporter permease — protein sequence MKQNGILGLVYNAFFLSFILAPLVVVMLVAFTDKGFISMPFNGASLRWFRAILENGDIVAAFWLSVRLAFAAATIGVLLAVPAALAIARYRFPGRAALTSFFLSPMMIPAVVLGIAFLRFLSLLHLSGSFWSLVCAHVIIVLPYALRLALSSAVGLDRDAERAALSCGASRFTAFRRVVLPMIRTGVAGGWVLSFIQSFDELTMTIFVATPGTTTLPVAMYNQIAQTIDPLVASVSAVLIVGTVLLMILLDRMVGLDRILIGEAR from the coding sequence ATGAAACAGAACGGCATTCTCGGGCTCGTCTACAACGCTTTCTTTCTTAGCTTCATCCTCGCGCCGCTCGTGGTGGTAATGCTGGTGGCGTTCACGGACAAGGGCTTCATCTCGATGCCTTTTAACGGCGCGTCGTTGCGCTGGTTCCGCGCGATCCTCGAGAACGGCGACATCGTCGCGGCATTCTGGCTGTCGGTGCGGCTCGCGTTCGCGGCGGCGACCATCGGCGTGCTGCTGGCGGTGCCCGCCGCGCTGGCGATCGCCCGCTATCGGTTTCCAGGCCGCGCCGCGCTCACGAGCTTCTTCCTCTCGCCGATGATGATCCCCGCGGTCGTGCTCGGCATCGCCTTCCTGCGCTTTCTGTCGCTGCTGCATCTGTCCGGATCGTTCTGGTCGCTGGTGTGCGCGCACGTGATCATCGTGCTGCCGTATGCGCTGCGGCTTGCGCTGTCGTCGGCGGTCGGGCTCGATCGCGATGCCGAACGCGCCGCGCTCTCCTGCGGCGCGAGCCGCTTCACCGCGTTTCGCCGCGTGGTGCTGCCGATGATCCGCACCGGTGTGGCGGGCGGCTGGGTCCTTTCGTTCATCCAGAGTTTCGATGAACTGACCATGACCATTTTCGTCGCGACGCCTGGCACCACCACGCTCCCCGTCGCCATGTACAACCAGATCGCGCAGACGATCGATCCGCTGGTCGCTTCGGTATCGGCGGTGCTGATCGTCGGCACGGTCCTCCTGATGATCCTGCTCGACCGCATGGTCGGACTGGACCGCATTCTGATCGGAGAAGCCCGATGA
- a CDS encoding ABC transporter substrate-binding protein — protein sequence MRRALHRRLSAPSRTAVAALSFASALAAPLFAQAETTLYVANVGGSNEQVYRQKIIPPFEKAHNVKIVYVAGNSSDTLAKLQAQKGHQQINVAVMDDGPMYQAMQLNLCARLDDAPVMKDVYPLAKIGPSAIGVGMVATGIGYNEEAFKKAGLPPPDSWKALTDTRIKGKLGVPPITNTYGLHTLVMLARLSGGGEKNIDPGFAAMTKEVAPNVLSWAPTPGEMDGQMQAGDVILAPYGSGRAVALQNTGFPLKFIYPKEGAVALQVAACAVAENAQPQLSQQFVQYLLSPEVQTLQAQGIGLGPVNKTVKLAPEIAARVPYGPEQISKLTSMDWATINQHRTEWTERWNRSVER from the coding sequence ATGAGAAGAGCGTTGCATCGCCGTCTGTCCGCCCCGTCCCGCACCGCCGTCGCGGCGCTTTCTTTCGCTTCCGCCCTCGCCGCTCCACTCTTCGCGCAGGCCGAGACCACGCTCTATGTCGCCAACGTCGGCGGGTCGAACGAGCAGGTCTACCGGCAAAAGATCATCCCGCCGTTCGAAAAGGCGCACAACGTCAAGATCGTGTACGTCGCCGGAAATTCGAGCGACACGCTCGCCAAGCTGCAGGCGCAGAAGGGCCATCAGCAGATCAACGTGGCGGTGATGGACGACGGCCCCATGTACCAGGCAATGCAGCTCAACCTGTGCGCCAGGCTCGACGACGCGCCCGTGATGAAAGACGTCTATCCGCTCGCGAAGATCGGACCGAGCGCCATCGGCGTGGGCATGGTGGCGACCGGCATCGGCTACAACGAAGAGGCGTTCAAGAAGGCCGGCCTGCCGCCGCCCGATTCCTGGAAGGCGCTCACCGACACCCGCATCAAGGGCAAACTCGGCGTGCCGCCGATCACCAACACCTACGGCCTGCATACGCTGGTGATGCTCGCGCGTCTTTCCGGCGGCGGCGAGAAGAACATCGATCCGGGCTTCGCCGCAATGACGAAGGAAGTCGCGCCGAACGTGCTGTCCTGGGCGCCCACGCCCGGCGAGATGGACGGCCAGATGCAGGCTGGCGACGTGATCCTCGCGCCGTATGGCAGCGGCCGCGCAGTCGCATTGCAGAACACCGGCTTCCCGCTCAAGTTCATTTACCCGAAGGAAGGCGCGGTCGCGTTGCAGGTGGCCGCGTGCGCGGTGGCGGAGAACGCGCAGCCGCAGTTGTCGCAGCAGTTCGTGCAGTACCTGTTGAGTCCGGAAGTGCAGACGTTGCAGGCACAAGGCATCGGCCTGGGTCCGGTCAACAAGACCGTCAAGCTCGCGCCTGAGATCGCTGCACGCGTGCCCTACGGTCCCGAGCAGATCTCGAAGCTGACTTCGATGGACTGGGCCACGATCAACCAGCATCGCACCGAGTGGACCGAGCGCTGGAACCGTTCGGTCGAACGCTGA
- a CDS encoding LysR substrate-binding domain-containing protein: MNLKHIEAFRAVMVSGSMTAAAKALFTSQPNVSRLIAQLERDTGLQLFQRSGVRLIPTSEGEAFFREVERAFVGLQGLANAAAQIRNLGSGRLRIAAMPSAGMTLVPHAIKRFVELFPDVTVSLHVNTSSTVNHWTASQFCDLGVAVYVSEASDCEVEQLSDVAAVCVVPAAHRLAAKRSIKPEDLEGESFISLCHGDGTRAQMDEVFQRAGVQRVLAIEAQYTAMCCEMVRHGMGVTLAHPIVARDFAGPGIAIRPFLPATRFQTYLLFPPHRPRERLASAFVEVLRGLHEELLAEVVAPVRSVAKRRQARSRTGG; encoded by the coding sequence ATGAATCTCAAGCACATCGAGGCGTTTCGCGCGGTGATGGTGTCGGGATCGATGACCGCCGCGGCCAAGGCGCTCTTCACTTCGCAGCCGAACGTCAGCCGCCTGATCGCGCAACTGGAGCGCGACACGGGCTTGCAGCTCTTCCAGCGCAGCGGCGTGCGCCTGATTCCGACGAGCGAGGGCGAGGCGTTCTTTCGCGAGGTGGAACGTGCTTTTGTCGGCCTGCAGGGGTTGGCGAACGCCGCCGCGCAGATTCGCAATCTCGGCAGCGGGCGTCTGCGCATCGCGGCGATGCCTTCGGCCGGCATGACGCTGGTGCCGCACGCGATCAAACGGTTTGTCGAACTATTCCCGGATGTCACCGTGTCGTTGCATGTGAATACCTCGAGCACGGTCAATCATTGGACTGCCTCGCAGTTCTGCGACCTCGGCGTGGCCGTGTATGTCAGCGAGGCGTCCGATTGCGAGGTCGAGCAACTGTCGGACGTGGCGGCCGTGTGCGTGGTGCCGGCGGCGCACCGGTTGGCGGCCAAGCGCAGCATCAAGCCGGAGGATCTGGAAGGCGAGTCGTTCATCTCGCTGTGTCACGGCGACGGCACGCGCGCGCAGATGGACGAGGTGTTCCAGCGCGCGGGCGTCCAGCGTGTCTTGGCGATCGAGGCGCAGTACACCGCAATGTGCTGCGAGATGGTTCGTCATGGCATGGGGGTGACGCTCGCGCATCCGATCGTCGCGCGCGACTTCGCCGGACCGGGAATCGCGATTCGGCCGTTTTTGCCCGCCACGCGCTTTCAGACCTATCTGCTGTTCCCTCCGCACCGGCCACGGGAGCGGCTGGCATCGGCGTTCGTCGAGGTTTTGCGCGGGTTGCACGAGGAATTGCTCGCGGAGGTCGTGGCGCCGGTGCGGAGTGTGGCCAAACGCCGGCAGGCGCGCTCGCGCACGGGGGGTTGA
- a CDS encoding GNAT family N-acetyltransferase, producing the protein MSLVQLSRVIRADAADLIAANSASQDHHLPWVTSFTDQAGFDNWFARGLTGPNVSLVAREAASNRVVGVININEIVTGAFQSAYLGYYGMVDFARTGLMTKALRASVGYAFGELGLHRLEANIQPGNTASIALARRLGFKQEGFSPRYLRINGEWRDHERWALLADMPG; encoded by the coding sequence ATGAGTCTCGTCCAGCTCAGCCGCGTGATCCGCGCCGACGCCGCCGATTTGATTGCCGCAAACTCAGCAAGTCAGGACCATCACTTGCCTTGGGTCACATCCTTTACCGATCAGGCTGGCTTCGATAACTGGTTTGCGCGCGGCCTCACCGGGCCGAACGTGAGTCTCGTCGCGCGTGAAGCGGCATCGAATCGCGTTGTCGGCGTGATCAACATCAACGAGATAGTGACAGGCGCTTTTCAGAGTGCCTATCTCGGGTATTACGGAATGGTGGACTTCGCCCGCACAGGGTTGATGACGAAGGCGCTACGCGCGAGCGTCGGCTATGCGTTCGGCGAACTTGGGTTGCATCGGCTGGAGGCAAACATTCAGCCTGGAAATACTGCATCGATCGCACTGGCGCGGCGGCTGGGTTTTAAGCAGGAAGGTTTTTCACCACGCTATCTCCGTATAAACGGTGAATGGCGAGACCATGAGCGATGGGCGTTGCTTGCCGACATGCCCGGCTAG
- a CDS encoding ABC transporter permease, which yields MATLDDARPGAAPWLLSGPALLLFVGLLLVPLLLTLMLSFRVFSDTAGVTAAYTLANYWEVVSDPYYGTIFLRTAVLAFAVTLLSVVLGVPETIVLARMKRPWQSLCLLIVLGPLLISVVVRTLGWQILLGNNGVLNNLLEALHITDEPVRLVFTMTGMIIALTHVLVPFMVMSVWATMQKLDPQVEWAGRSLGGSPFAVFRRVVLPQIMPGVLSGSIIVFALSASAFATPALIGGRRLKVVATAAYDEFLGTLNWPLGASIAVLLLIANVAIVMGCSRLAERRFQHIFD from the coding sequence ATGGCCACGCTTGACGACGCCCGCCCCGGTGCCGCGCCGTGGCTGCTGTCGGGTCCCGCGCTGCTGCTGTTCGTCGGCCTTCTGCTGGTGCCGCTGCTGCTCACGCTGATGCTGTCGTTCCGCGTCTTCAGCGATACGGCCGGCGTCACTGCCGCCTATACGCTCGCGAACTACTGGGAAGTGGTCAGCGACCCTTACTACGGCACGATCTTCCTGCGCACCGCCGTCCTCGCCTTCGCCGTCACGCTGCTATCCGTCGTGCTCGGCGTGCCGGAGACCATCGTGCTCGCGCGCATGAAGCGGCCGTGGCAGTCGCTCTGTCTGCTGATCGTGCTCGGCCCGCTGCTCATTTCCGTGGTGGTGCGCACGCTCGGCTGGCAGATTCTGCTCGGCAACAACGGCGTGCTGAACAATCTTCTAGAGGCGCTGCATATCACCGACGAACCCGTTCGCCTTGTGTTCACGATGACCGGCATGATCATCGCGCTCACCCACGTGCTGGTGCCCTTCATGGTGATGTCGGTCTGGGCGACGATGCAGAAGCTCGATCCGCAGGTGGAATGGGCCGGCCGCTCGCTCGGCGGCTCGCCGTTCGCGGTGTTCCGCCGCGTGGTGCTGCCGCAGATCATGCCGGGCGTGCTGTCGGGCTCGATCATCGTATTCGCGTTGTCAGCCTCGGCGTTCGCCACGCCCGCGCTGATCGGCGGCCGGCGTCTCAAGGTGGTCGCCACCGCCGCCTACGACGAATTCCTCGGCACGCTCAACTGGCCGCTCGGCGCGAGTATCGCCGTACTGCTGCTAATCGCGAACGTGGCGATCGTGATGGGCTGCAGCCGCCTTGCCGAACGCCGCTTCCAGCACATCTTCGATTGA
- a CDS encoding LysR family transcriptional regulator codes for MDRLRAFEVFVTVVSRGSFTRAADVLETSPANVTRYVNELEAHLGTRLLNRTSRKLSLTEGGETFYSRCKSILDDVAETEGLVSSASIEPRGRLRINAPVSFGILHLAPLWSEFMRKYPEVELDISLIDRVVDIVDEGYDLAIRISHAGSTNYASRKLATSKNILCASPAYLTRYGHPAAPADLIGHRCIGYSYAATGDEWQLIDSERKAHIVKVNYRMRTNNGDTARAAALAGQGVIWQPTFLVGDDLRAGNLIRILPAYRLPDIDVLALYPSRRHMSAKMRALIDFLVDAFGGVPPWDRANHA; via the coding sequence ATGGACCGGCTGCGCGCTTTTGAAGTCTTCGTGACCGTGGTGAGCCGCGGCAGTTTCACGCGAGCCGCCGATGTCCTGGAGACATCGCCCGCCAACGTGACTCGCTACGTGAATGAGCTGGAAGCGCATCTCGGCACACGTCTGCTGAATCGCACGTCACGCAAGCTCTCCCTCACCGAGGGCGGCGAGACTTTTTACTCCCGCTGCAAATCTATCCTCGACGACGTCGCCGAAACCGAGGGGCTCGTGTCATCCGCGTCGATCGAACCGCGCGGCCGGTTGCGCATCAATGCGCCGGTGAGCTTTGGGATTCTGCATCTGGCGCCGCTATGGTCCGAGTTCATGCGGAAATATCCCGAAGTGGAACTCGACATCTCGCTGATCGACCGTGTCGTCGACATCGTCGATGAAGGCTACGACCTCGCCATTCGCATTTCACACGCGGGATCGACCAACTACGCATCCCGCAAGCTTGCGACATCGAAAAACATCCTGTGCGCGTCGCCAGCCTACCTGACGCGTTACGGTCATCCCGCGGCGCCAGCGGACCTGATCGGGCATCGATGCATCGGCTACTCGTATGCCGCCACCGGCGACGAGTGGCAACTGATCGACAGCGAGCGCAAGGCTCACATCGTGAAGGTCAACTATCGCATGCGTACCAATAACGGCGATACCGCGCGCGCGGCCGCGCTCGCCGGCCAAGGCGTAATCTGGCAGCCCACGTTTCTGGTCGGCGACGACCTACGCGCGGGCAATCTGATTCGAATATTGCCGGCGTACCGTCTGCCTGACATCGACGTGCTCGCGTTGTACCCGAGTCGTCGCCACATGAGTGCCAAGATGCGCGCGCTGATCGATTTCCTGGTGGATGCGTTCGGCGGCGTGCCTCCGTGGGATCGCGCCAATCACGCGTGA
- a CDS encoding NAD(P)/FAD-dependent oxidoreductase, producing MTLTSTASPDVLVLGGGLVGSAVAYGLAREGARVTVLDEDDGGFRASRGNFGLVWVQGKGYGLSPYARWSRSSATRWPGLAEALLQETGVNVALRQPGGFHFCFNDDELADREKRLSTLQAELGDYPYQMLDAAEVRARIPQVGPAVIGASYTPMDGHVNPLKLLRGLHTAMQARGVRLVSGERAERIEPQAQGFVVHGRRGTYRAARVVLAAGLGNRTLAPFIGLDAPVAPNRGQVLVSERVAPFLDYPTLNVRQTDEGSVQFGDSMEEVGFNDFTTTHVLADIARRGVRAFPMLQHVRLVRMWAALRVYSPDGFPIYDQSGAHPGAFVVTCHSGVTLAAAHALRIAPWIMGAPMPEELPTFSARRFEHAGELTPAH from the coding sequence ATGACATTGACAAGCACCGCCAGCCCCGACGTGCTGGTGCTCGGAGGCGGCCTCGTCGGTTCGGCCGTGGCCTACGGGCTCGCCCGCGAAGGCGCGCGTGTGACCGTGCTCGACGAGGACGACGGCGGCTTTCGCGCGTCGCGCGGCAATTTCGGCCTCGTCTGGGTTCAGGGCAAGGGCTATGGCCTGTCGCCTTATGCACGCTGGTCGCGCAGTTCGGCCACGCGCTGGCCGGGCCTCGCTGAAGCGCTGCTGCAAGAAACCGGCGTGAATGTGGCATTGCGTCAGCCGGGCGGCTTTCACTTCTGCTTTAACGACGACGAACTCGCCGACCGTGAAAAGCGCCTCTCGACACTGCAAGCCGAACTCGGCGATTACCCGTACCAGATGCTCGACGCCGCCGAAGTCCGCGCGCGCATTCCGCAAGTCGGCCCCGCGGTAATCGGTGCGAGCTATACGCCGATGGACGGTCACGTGAACCCGCTCAAGCTCCTGCGCGGCCTGCATACCGCCATGCAGGCGCGCGGCGTGCGGCTCGTGTCCGGCGAACGCGCGGAGCGCATCGAGCCGCAAGCGCAGGGCTTCGTCGTGCACGGCAGGCGCGGCACGTATCGCGCGGCGCGGGTCGTGCTCGCCGCCGGACTCGGCAATCGCACGCTCGCGCCGTTCATCGGGCTCGACGCGCCGGTCGCGCCCAACCGCGGGCAGGTGCTGGTGAGCGAGCGCGTCGCGCCGTTTCTCGACTATCCGACGCTCAACGTGCGCCAGACCGACGAGGGCAGCGTGCAGTTCGGCGATTCGATGGAAGAAGTCGGCTTCAACGATTTCACCACCACGCACGTGCTTGCCGACATCGCGCGGCGCGGCGTGCGCGCATTCCCGATGTTGCAGCACGTGCGGCTCGTGCGCATGTGGGCGGCATTGCGTGTCTACAGTCCCGACGGTTTTCCGATCTACGACCAGTCCGGGGCGCACCCCGGCGCGTTTGTCGTCACCTGCCACAGCGGCGTGACGCTGGCGGCCGCGCATGCGCTGCGCATCGCGCCGTGGATCATGGGCGCGCCGATGCCCGAGGAACTGCCCACTTTCTCCGCGCGCCGCTTCGAGCACGCCGGCGAACTGACTCCTGCTCATTGA